One Enterococcus silesiacus genomic window carries:
- the pheS gene encoding phenylalanine--tRNA ligase subunit alpha (catalyzes a two-step reaction, first charging a phenylalanine molecule by linking its carboxyl group to the alpha-phosphate of ATP, followed by transfer of the aminoacyl-adenylate to its tRNA; forms a heterotetramer of alpha(2)beta(2); binds two magnesium ions per tetramer; type 1 subfamily): MTLKAQLEALRDETLVNIQNVADLNSLNQIRVETLGKKGPITEVLRGMKDLSAQERPVVGSFANEIRDLLTEAIEIRKEVLEAAALNAALEQETIDVTLPGKQMTHGTRHVLSQVMEEIEDIFVGMGYQVVEGYEVESDQYNFERMNLPKDHPARDMQDTFYISDEILIRTHTSPVQARTMEKHDFSKGALRMISPGKVFRRDTDDATHSHQFHQIEGLVIDKNITMGDLKGTLEVVMKKMFGEDRKIRLRPSYFPFTEPSVEVDVSCFKCGGAGCNVCKQTGWIEILGAGMVHPDVLSMSGIDPNEYTGFAFGLGPDRVAMLRYGVNDIRNFYQNDLRFLNQFKVKE, translated from the coding sequence ATGACATTAAAAGCTCAATTAGAAGCGTTAAGAGACGAAACATTGGTGAATATTCAAAATGTGGCTGATCTTAATAGCTTAAATCAAATCAGAGTAGAAACACTAGGGAAAAAAGGACCTATCACGGAAGTGCTGCGAGGCATGAAGGATTTATCTGCACAAGAGCGTCCAGTAGTGGGAAGCTTTGCCAATGAAATTCGTGATTTACTGACAGAAGCGATTGAAATACGCAAAGAAGTGCTAGAAGCCGCCGCTTTAAATGCAGCGTTAGAGCAGGAAACAATCGATGTAACATTACCAGGCAAACAAATGACTCATGGGACGCGTCATGTATTATCACAAGTGATGGAAGAAATCGAAGATATCTTTGTCGGAATGGGCTACCAGGTCGTTGAAGGCTACGAAGTAGAATCTGACCAATATAACTTTGAACGCATGAACTTGCCAAAAGATCATCCAGCTCGTGATATGCAAGATACATTTTATATTTCTGATGAAATACTGATTCGCACACATACATCACCTGTTCAAGCAAGAACAATGGAAAAACATGATTTTTCAAAAGGTGCATTGCGCATGATTTCTCCTGGAAAAGTTTTTCGTAGAGATACAGACGATGCTACACACAGTCATCAATTCCATCAAATTGAAGGATTGGTTATTGATAAAAACATTACAATGGGAGATCTTAAAGGCACCCTTGAAGTTGTCATGAAAAAAATGTTTGGGGAAGACCGTAAGATTCGTTTACGTCCAAGCTATTTCCCGTTTACTGAACCTTCAGTTGAAGTGGATGTTAGTTGTTTCAAGTGCGGTGGAGCAGGTTGTAATGTTTGTAAACAAACAGGTTGGATCGAAATTTTAGGTGCTGGTATGGTTCATCCAGACGTCTTATCAATGTCAGGAATCGACCCGAATGAATATACAGGATTTGCTTTTGGCTTAGGACCAGATCGTGTAGCAATGTTGCGATATGGAGTCAACGACATTCGGAATTTCTATCAAAATGATTTACGTTTCTTAAATCAGTTCAAGGTAAAGGAGTAA
- a CDS encoding HxlR family transcriptional regulator — protein sequence MEQVKTTEFSLCPKFEKAFAILGKKWNGLIIDVLLESGPQRFGELRQKIPELSDRVLVERLKELEAEGIISKAVRCDESSRLEYFLTNKGKDLQQAMEQIQEWAEKWVTAEECS from the coding sequence ATGGAGCAAGTAAAAACAACCGAATTTTCACTATGCCCTAAATTCGAAAAAGCTTTTGCGATTTTAGGGAAAAAATGGAATGGTTTGATTATTGATGTCTTGTTGGAAAGTGGTCCTCAACGATTTGGTGAGTTAAGACAAAAAATCCCGGAACTAAGCGATCGAGTGTTAGTCGAACGTTTGAAAGAACTTGAAGCAGAAGGGATCATTTCAAAAGCAGTTCGCTGTGATGAGAGCAGTCGTCTAGAATATTTCCTCACTAATAAGGGAAAAGACTTACAACAAGCAATGGAACAAATCCAAGAATGGGCAGAAAAATGGGTCACCGCTGAAGAATGCAGTTGA
- a CDS encoding DNA helicase UvrD produces the protein MSKTIPLRPENEQFTDNQWQAVFDGDENILVSASAGSGKTTVLVRRVIEKLKSGVDIDRLLIVTYTEAAAKEMKERIQSALQKAISNESEQERKQHFIRQLSLLPTANISTLHAFCLTVIRRFYYLIEMDPVFRLLTDETEMLLLKEDVWDELREQFYAEDQESFYQLTSNFSNDRSDDGLTRLIFSLYEFARANPDPDEWLLHLADSYRVTGQLGDSMLFQEYLKPQLMESLLRCVARYEEMIRLTEGEEKLEKIAILARNEKEFVENFSSQLADNDLESGFEISKTVTFERYPTVRVEDLKETAAQAKNLREQNKKAINDIITNLFTLSPQEMKDILAQSLPVVEEMARVGKAFIERYSEQKLRKGLVDFNDLEHFTLAILAHKEAGKWFATEASKYYRDKFDEVLVDEYQDINRLQETILYWLRRPSAEEGNLFMVGDVKQSIYSFRLADPTLFIEKYNQYGQNKEGKRIVLAENFRSRKNVLDFTNLVFEQLMDERVGQIDYDEAAQLVHGFDQFAEAENYDTELLIYEKKSEQLEETLKTDDSQLILEDKTEGELHMTALKIRELIDQQFLIYDKSTKENRPLTYKDIVLLTPTKKNNLTILEIFKLAGIPIQVNDAQNYFQATEVQTMVALLQIIDNPYQDIPLAAVLRSPIVGLKENELVMIRLAAKKSSYYEAFLQFNQNDATTKEQQTVQEKTTQFAKKLDQWRELARRNQLATLIWQIYQDTAYLDYVGGMPAGKQRQANLFALVDRAANYEQTSFRGLFQFVRFIEKMQEKDKDLAEPVILSDENAVRVMTIHASKGLEFPVVFVLDMTKEFNLGDLNDRYIFDDRLGVGIRYLDQGDRMLYETLPFLAIKQAKLKKLLSEEMRKLYVALTRAEQKLYLIGSYNNQEATWKEWLKVSDVQTKVLPSENRLQGKSSLMNWVGMSLIRHHKMSEFQTEHITERIAGITQHPAGFGISFMAEKEIQEQFAALQFIETSSVNEESFGSNDPKLTKRGLERLNYVYPYQLSTITTNYQSVSEIKRIFEDPDNKEIAKIELDDKNTIQPTPMIIHRMSEGELGKPRFIETIRKPSALEIGTATHYLLQLLDLTIEPTKDNILQLIDELIQTKIIKENVAKQIKIEQVLSFYQTSLGQQLLTKSAQVVREQPFSMLLKAEELIKDYPRETEDDLLIHGMIDGYIEQEENCILYDYKTDFVQDIENDQEIKKIIQRYRGQLNLYRKALVQATGKQVTQVLLVLLSAGIIIDMDAGQIIEKMKK, from the coding sequence ATGAGTAAGACGATTCCTTTACGTCCAGAAAACGAACAATTTACTGATAATCAGTGGCAAGCTGTTTTCGATGGAGATGAAAATATTTTGGTTTCTGCCTCAGCGGGTTCTGGAAAGACCACAGTTCTGGTACGCCGAGTAATTGAAAAACTCAAAAGTGGTGTGGACATTGATCGTTTATTGATTGTGACCTATACAGAAGCCGCTGCTAAAGAAATGAAGGAAAGAATCCAAAGTGCTTTACAAAAGGCGATTTCAAATGAGAGCGAACAAGAGCGCAAGCAGCATTTTATCAGACAATTATCACTACTCCCTACGGCTAATATTAGTACACTGCATGCTTTTTGTTTAACTGTGATTCGTCGTTTTTATTATTTGATTGAAATGGATCCAGTGTTTCGTTTATTGACGGATGAAACTGAAATGCTGCTTTTAAAAGAGGATGTTTGGGATGAGCTTAGAGAACAATTTTACGCAGAAGACCAAGAATCTTTCTATCAATTGACAAGTAATTTCTCAAATGATCGCAGTGATGATGGACTGACTCGACTAATTTTTTCTCTTTATGAATTTGCCCGTGCAAATCCTGATCCAGATGAATGGCTGTTACATCTAGCTGATAGCTATCGTGTAACAGGACAGTTAGGTGATTCAATGTTATTTCAGGAATACTTAAAGCCGCAGCTCATGGAAAGTTTACTCCGTTGTGTAGCTCGTTACGAAGAAATGATCCGCCTGACCGAAGGAGAAGAGAAACTAGAAAAAATCGCTATTCTTGCTAGAAATGAAAAGGAATTTGTTGAAAATTTCAGTAGTCAACTGGCAGATAATGATTTGGAATCTGGATTTGAAATTTCAAAAACGGTGACCTTTGAACGTTATCCCACAGTTCGTGTCGAGGATTTAAAAGAAACTGCGGCTCAAGCAAAAAATCTACGCGAACAAAATAAGAAAGCGATAAATGATATTATAACGAACTTATTTACTTTATCACCGCAGGAAATGAAAGATATCTTAGCGCAATCCTTACCAGTAGTAGAAGAAATGGCCAGAGTCGGGAAAGCTTTCATTGAACGTTACAGCGAACAAAAGCTTAGAAAGGGATTAGTTGACTTCAACGATTTAGAGCACTTCACGCTAGCGATCCTAGCTCATAAAGAAGCTGGGAAGTGGTTTGCCACAGAAGCGTCCAAGTATTACCGCGATAAATTTGATGAAGTGTTAGTTGATGAATATCAAGACATCAATCGCTTGCAAGAAACGATCCTTTATTGGCTTAGAAGACCATCAGCTGAAGAGGGAAATTTATTTATGGTGGGGGATGTTAAACAATCTATTTATTCCTTCCGTTTAGCTGATCCAACGTTGTTTATTGAAAAATACAATCAATATGGGCAAAATAAAGAAGGAAAACGAATCGTTTTAGCTGAGAATTTCCGCTCTAGAAAAAATGTCTTAGATTTTACCAATTTAGTTTTTGAGCAGCTGATGGATGAACGGGTGGGACAAATCGATTATGATGAAGCGGCTCAACTGGTTCATGGATTTGATCAATTTGCTGAGGCTGAAAATTATGATACAGAACTGCTGATCTATGAAAAAAAATCAGAGCAGCTGGAAGAAACACTTAAAACAGATGATTCTCAACTGATCTTAGAAGATAAAACTGAAGGCGAACTGCATATGACAGCGTTGAAGATCAGGGAACTGATCGATCAGCAGTTTTTGATTTACGACAAGTCTACGAAAGAAAATCGTCCGCTGACTTATAAAGATATTGTTTTATTGACACCGACTAAGAAAAATAATTTGACCATTCTGGAAATATTCAAATTAGCTGGAATTCCGATTCAAGTCAATGATGCGCAAAATTATTTCCAAGCAACAGAGGTTCAGACCATGGTGGCGCTTTTGCAAATCATCGATAACCCTTATCAGGATATTCCACTTGCAGCTGTGTTACGTTCGCCGATCGTGGGTTTGAAAGAAAACGAATTGGTTATGATCCGTTTAGCTGCTAAAAAAAGTTCTTATTATGAAGCTTTTTTGCAGTTCAATCAAAATGATGCTACAACAAAAGAGCAGCAAACAGTACAAGAAAAAACGACACAGTTTGCGAAAAAACTAGACCAATGGCGGGAACTGGCTAGACGGAATCAATTAGCCACGTTAATTTGGCAAATTTACCAAGATACTGCGTATTTAGATTATGTGGGGGGCATGCCGGCTGGTAAACAAAGACAGGCGAATTTATTCGCGCTTGTGGACCGAGCAGCCAATTATGAGCAAACTAGCTTCCGCGGATTATTTCAGTTTGTGCGTTTTATTGAAAAAATGCAGGAAAAAGATAAGGATTTAGCGGAACCAGTTATTTTAAGTGATGAAAATGCAGTTCGGGTAATGACGATTCATGCTAGTAAAGGCCTAGAATTTCCAGTAGTATTCGTGTTGGATATGACAAAAGAATTCAATCTTGGTGATTTGAATGACCGCTATATATTTGATGACCGCCTAGGCGTGGGAATTCGTTATCTTGACCAAGGGGACCGGATGTTATATGAGACATTACCTTTTTTAGCGATAAAGCAAGCAAAATTAAAAAAATTACTTTCTGAAGAAATGCGGAAACTATATGTTGCTTTGACTCGGGCAGAACAAAAACTTTATTTAATTGGCTCTTACAATAATCAAGAAGCAACTTGGAAAGAGTGGCTAAAAGTCAGCGATGTTCAAACAAAAGTGTTACCTAGCGAAAATCGGCTGCAAGGCAAAAGCAGCTTGATGAACTGGGTCGGAATGAGTTTGATCCGTCATCACAAAATGTCAGAATTTCAAACAGAACATATCACAGAGAGAATTGCAGGAATCACACAACATCCTGCAGGGTTTGGCATCAGTTTTATGGCTGAAAAAGAGATCCAAGAACAGTTTGCTGCACTTCAATTTATTGAGACAAGCTCTGTAAATGAGGAAAGTTTTGGAAGTAATGATCCAAAGTTAACCAAGCGAGGACTTGAACGCTTAAACTATGTGTATCCATATCAGCTTTCAACAATAACGACCAATTACCAATCTGTATCTGAAATTAAGCGGATTTTTGAAGATCCAGACAATAAGGAAATCGCTAAAATCGAGCTTGATGATAAAAATACAATTCAGCCAACACCGATGATCATTCACCGAATGAGTGAAGGAGAATTAGGCAAACCAAGATTCATTGAAACCATTCGCAAACCATCGGCATTAGAAATTGGAACAGCAACACATTATCTATTACAGCTTTTGGACCTAACTATAGAACCGACAAAAGACAATATTCTTCAATTGATCGATGAGCTGATCCAAACAAAAATCATCAAGGAAAATGTAGCGAAGCAGATCAAGATTGAACAGGTTCTTTCTTTTTATCAAACTAGCCTAGGTCAGCAACTATTGACTAAATCTGCTCAAGTTGTCCGCGAACAACCATTTTCGATGTTATTAAAGGCAGAAGAGCTCATTAAAGATTACCCTAGAGAGACAGAAGACGATCTATTGATTCACGGAATGATTGATGGCTATATCGAGCAAGAGGAGAACTGTATTCTCTATGATTACAAAACAGATTTCGTTCAAGATATTGAGAACGATCAAGAGATCAAGAAAATCATCCAACGCTATAGAGGCCAACTTAATTTGTACCGGAAAGCGTTGGTTCAGGCTACTGGCAAGCAAGTAACTCAGGTCTTGTTGGTGTTATTATCTGCAGGAATCATTATTGATATGGATGCTGGGCAAATTATAGAAAAAATGAAAAAATGA